In the Nitrospira sp. genome, GTCACGATCTACCGTCCTACGCTATAGGTATGAGCGGCTGCTTGCAGTCCGGCGCCGGGGGTCGACACCCATCCACTTCGAATGCCGATTTCTTCAAGGGCGTTCAAGAGGGTCAGCACATTCGCCTCCGTCGAGGATTCTCCCATGAGCCCGATTCTCCACACCTTTCCCTTTAACGGTCCCAGCCCGCCACCGATCTCGATCCCGAAACGCCGGAGTAACTCAGCCCTGACTGCGGCCTCATCAATGTGAGCCGGAATGGTCACGCATACCAATGTCGGAAGCCGTCGGTCTGGAGGGGGCAATGGATTGAAGCCGAGTGCCATCAATCCTGCGGCCAGTGCACGGCTGTTCAACTGGTGACGGGCAAATCTGGTCGGAAGGCCTTCCTCCTCCACGAGGCGTAAGGCTTCTCGTAGTGCATAGATCATCGAAATCGGTGCCGTATGATGGTAGGCACGACTCTGTTCCGCCCAGTAATCGGCGATAAGGGACAGGTCAAGGTACCAGCTGTGACAGGGAGAACGCCGAGTCTTCACGACAGAAAGGGCACGGTCACTGAGCGTCAACGGAGCCAGACCTGGCGGACAACTGAGACATTTCTGCGTCGCGCTGTAGCACACGTCGATACCCCATCGATCGACCTCAACCGGCATCCCTCCAAGAGATGTGACGGCATCGACGATCAACAACGCATTGTGTTGACGACACAAGGCGCCGATCGGTTCGACCGGTTGCCAGGCCCCCGTCGAGGTTTCAGCATGGACGAGCACGACTGCTTTCACAGGGCCGGACTGTTGGAGCATCGCCGCAATTGAGTCCGGTTCGATCACCTGCCCCCAAGGTACTTCTATAGGAATGGTGTTTCCTCCACAGCGCTCGATGATGGTGGCGAGTCGAGTGCCGAAGACACCATTGACTCCCACAGCGACACGATCTCCTGGTTCCACGATGTTGACGATCGCAGCCTCCATACCGGCCGATCCAGTTCCTGAGACGGCGATGGTGAAGGGGTGGGTGGTCACAAACACTCGACGGAGGAGCGTTTGAATGTCATTCATGACGGCTAAGAAGAGCGGGTCGAGATGTCCGATCAGCGGAGTCGACATTGCACGTAGCACCCGAGGGTGTACGGCACTGGGACCAGGCCCCAATAACAGCCTGCGTGGGGCATGGAAGTCGTGCATAGCCAAAGTCTCCTGAAATGTCGCGTGGTTAGTATAGCCAACTTGAGAAGGCATAGCTATGCAAGAAATCCGTGCAGGCACAGTTCCTAGCTAGTTTGAGGGGATTTGGGTAGTGGTGACGCCGTGTTATAGTCGGGTGCCATGAATGAACAGACGTTAGCAATCGGACAGTTACCGGGGCTCCCAGAAGCCGCTGACTCCACTGTTTCACAAGCATCTCCACTCCCATACAGCAGTCGATGGTCGCATTTCGTGAGCGTGATCTGTGCCTGTATCTTGCTTGCTTCTCTTGCGGGGATTCTCTGGTTGTCCCTGACCGTTCCGAAACTTCAACGATTTGAGGAGCCAGACCGTGCGCTGGATTTGATGGTCAGTCGGATGATGCAAGCGCAAGATGGACTACGCCGTGCACCGATATGGCAACAATGGGTAGCGGAATGGACGATGGACAGTCAGGAAGAAGCTTCTCGTCAGGCCATTCGGTGGTACCGTGAATTGATTGCAACCACCGATGATCCGTTGGCAAAGCTGCGGTTAGCGATTCTTCTCGGTGAATCCGAACACAACACTGAGGCGCTTACTGAAGCCCAGAGTTGGCACGATCGCGGAACATCCGCCGAGTCCTTTCGACAACTGATTGAAGCGGCATATGGTATGGCTCCACTCTCACAAGCACGAGCGAGAGACTTACAAGCCATGCTGGCGGAGACGTTACCGATCGGGTGGTTTTACGATCATCTTGCTGCGAGGATAGCGCAACGGACTGGTGATCATGCGCTCCTGACCACCGTCGAGGCACAGAGTCAGATGAAGGAAGGGCAGGTTCAGCGATGGATTCGTCCGTTGATGATCGGCGAGCTGGCCTGTCTTGCTCTTGGGTCGATGATGTTGTTGGGAATCATGAGGTTGAAGGGCCAGCGACTGAATATACTTCAGCTTCATTCACCGGGCGTGCCTCCTCCGTGGTCTGGAGGGACGGCTGCCGCGGTGATTCTGCGCGGAGGCGCCTTGGGCGCACTCATGACCATCGTCTTCTTGTCTATACCTGCACTCAACCAGGGATCGTTGCGCGTACTGGCTATTCCTCTGGCGAATCTTCCGTTGCTGGCTATCGCCTATGTGCACTTGCTCAAACCGGCCGGCCTCGATTTCTGGCAGGGGTTCGGTCTCCGTATCAATCGTAAGGACCTCGGACGACTGGTGTGCGTCATCTTTGCCGTGGTCGCAGCCGCGCTCTGGGGTGAATGGGTCATGGGACAGGCCGCTGAGTTTCTGAAGCTTGAAAACCATTGGACAGAGTGGTTCGACCAGGAGTTGGTCTGGGCGACTCCGTCGATGCTGGCCATCAGCTTAGTGGAATACGTGGTCCTTGCCCCGATTTTTGAAGAGCTTGCGTTTCGTGGACTGCTTTTTGCGATGTTACGCCGCCGCTTCACCTTTCTTCCCGCCGCATTACTCAGTGCGACCATCTTTGCCCTGGCCCATGGCTACAGTCTGCTGGGATTTATCAGTGTTTTGTGGAGTGGATTCCTGTGGGCCTGGGTCTATGATCGAACAGGGAGTCTCATCCCCGGCATGGTGGCTCATGCTATGAATAACTTGCTGGTCTGTCTTACCGTGATGGCTCTGCTTCGTTGAACGTCGCCGCCTGGATTCGTTCAAGAGCATGGTAGAGATCTTCGTAGCGGAGACTTGCACCATCCGCGTTCAGCAGCTTGCACATTCGCTGATTCGCTATCCGTTTTCCCATCGGTTGTGGTTCAGGGGAAACAGAAGATCGAACCGCCCATCGGCGTTCGACGGTCCGACAGATTTCCTCCCAGGTCCTGGGGGTTCCATCGCTGACGTTATAGATCTCACCCTGTTTACCTTGTCTGAGGGCCGCAAGGCAGGTCGAGGCCAGATCCTCGACATGAATCAGGTTGACAAATTTTTGTGAGCGTCCGACCCGTCCTGTTCGGATCCAATCAATGGGATTGCGGCGTGGACCATAGATACCCGACACCCTCAAGGTGATTGCCCTATAGGATGTTCTGAGGAGTTCCTCACCTTGCACACGAGGTTTCCGTAGGTCAATTTTGGCTGTTTCATCAACCCAGGGCGGAGGGTATGCGGTTGACGGACCGTCGTCGTAGGCGGAGGTGCTGCCAAGCACGACCAGCCGACGGGTTCGTAACAACGCAGTCTCAGCGAACCGTTGAATCAACTCAATCGGTACGACGGGAAAGCACCAGAGGAGATCGGTTGCTGGAGGAAGCAGCGGCCATGTCTCAGGCTGCGTAAAGTCAAACTTGATCCGTTGTTCTTTCCTCACGCCTAGCAGGTGTCGATCCGGATCACGACTGCTGGCAAAGACCTGCGCATAGTGTTGCTCGGCAAGCGGCAGGAAGAACTTGGCGGTGTAGCCGAATCCGAGGATGGCGAGCGAGTGGTGCAAGACGAGAATCCTTCCTATTGTCTTCGAGATAGTGTGCCAGTGAGCAGCGATCAGAGTCCAACGGAAAAACTCATTGTGGTTGGAGTCTGTACTGATTCTAGTAACAAAAGAATTTCCTATGATGCACAGTAGGATTGCTGTTACGGCTTCTCTTGACGGTAGTGCCGCTCTTGGCTGGTTGTCCTGCCAGCGGTGGGAGAGATGGTAGGTTTGGAGGGACTATGCCTAGTCGTGTGGCTGTCTCGCCCAACGGCAGCGTTCTCTATGAGAGTAACCATGTGCCAGGTCATACCATAGTGTTGTGAGGGCTTTGTGAGAGTGGTATAAACAGACATATGTTGCACAGAACAATTCTTGATCCACCACGTATGAAGCGATTACATCCGGCCTGGGTCCTCCCGTGTCTTTTCCTTGCATCTGGTTGTGGCGATGGCGGAGGGAGTGGTGGGGTTGGTGGACTACTAGGAGCAATCGGGGGCGGCGGTGGAGAAGAGCGAACGGCAGGTTCGATTGTCTACGTCACTAATAGTGGAGCGAATAGTGTATCCGGATACACCGTGAACCCAACGACCGGTGGGCTCGCAGCAATTTCCGGTTCGCCGTTCTCGGATATTCCGACTCCGTCGGCTATTGCCGTGTCGGCGAACGGGTTGTTCGTTTACATTGCCAGCAGCGACAAGAATACAGTGACGGCCTTCCGGGTAGGCACCAACGGCACGTTATTGTTCGGGGATTCGACTTCAGGGAACCCCAACTCCGTTTCCGTGGGTACGACCCCACGAGCCCTTGCCGTCTCAAAGGATTCTCAGTTTCTCTATGTTGCGAATAGTGGATCAAGTGATGTGTCGGTTTTTAAGATCGGCACGGCGGGGGGGCTGACCCTTGTTGCACAAACAGAGGGGCGTTCCAAGCCGGTCGGTGCTGGAGTGTCCTCACCGATTGCGCTAGCCATTACTCCGAATGGGCGGTTTCTCTATGTGGCCAACAGTACGTCTAATACGATTACGGCGTTTCAAGTCGATTCGTCCGGTCTGCTGACGCTTCTCCCACAGGCCGGGCCCAGTACAAATCCTATTTCATCGGGTGGGACTGGACTCACTGCGCTCGCGCTGTCCTCGAATGGGCAGTTTCTTTACGTGACCAACGGGACATCCAGCAACGTCGCAATGTTTCGTGTTGAACCATCCGGATTATTAACCCTCATTCCCCCGACCACTTCCAATCCCATTTCTACAGGCGGAACAACTCCGAACGGTCTAGCAGTGGGGGCGGATGGGGCTCACCTTTATATCGCCAACGGAGGCGGGACGGTAGCGACGTTTTTGATAGGCAGCAATGGCTTATTGACTCTTGTGCCTGCCGTAGGGGTATCCCCAAATCCTGTACCCTCGCCAGCAGGCGGGCTCACTCCTGTAGCGCTTGCAACTTCTCCGGACGGGCAGTTCCTATATGTAGCAAATCGTGTCGCCAGTATTTCAGGAGGTAGTGTCTCAGCCTATACGATTGTGTCCGAGTCAGGTACCCTGGTTCCCGTCACGCAACTTCTTGGCAATCCCTTTCCGGCACAGAGCAATCCTTCCGCTATTGCCATCCGTGCACCGGCCCCTTGAGAACATGACCCATTCGCTGATCGGAATGATGAGCGACATTTTCCTCAGTGATCGAGAGGAGTTCTGCCGGAGCGATCCAGCCTCTGGAATGGAGACTTTTCCTAGTGCGGAACGTACATCGTCGATGATCCGTGCCGGTGAGAACGGTAGTGGGTCGAGCTGGTCATGTTGATCTCCTCTCGAGCTCGGCCTGAAAGATCCGGCTGGCGTGGGCAAATGCCTCAGTCAGTGGGGCCACCAATGGTTCGGCTTCCTTGAGCTGTCCCTGGCGACTGAGGTCTTCGAGTTGATGACATAGTTCAGATAGTGAGACGGCTCCGAGCATCGCGCTTCTTGATCGGAGGCAATGGGCTGCCTGGCTCACGGTCTGAGCATTTTCATCGGCCATCCCCTGGCGAAGTGTTGCCACCACATCGTGAGAGTCAGCCAGATACACTGACAAGATTCTTGCCAGCATATCCGGTTTCCCCGCTCGTTGGAGGTCCGTAATCGACTTCCAG is a window encoding:
- a CDS encoding alanine--glyoxylate aminotransferase family protein; this encodes MHDFHAPRRLLLGPGPSAVHPRVLRAMSTPLIGHLDPLFLAVMNDIQTLLRRVFVTTHPFTIAVSGTGSAGMEAAIVNIVEPGDRVAVGVNGVFGTRLATIIERCGGNTIPIEVPWGQVIEPDSIAAMLQQSGPVKAVVLVHAETSTGAWQPVEPIGALCRQHNALLIVDAVTSLGGMPVEVDRWGIDVCYSATQKCLSCPPGLAPLTLSDRALSVVKTRRSPCHSWYLDLSLIADYWAEQSRAYHHTAPISMIYALREALRLVEEEGLPTRFARHQLNSRALAAGLMALGFNPLPPPDRRLPTLVCVTIPAHIDEAAVRAELLRRFGIEIGGGLGPLKGKVWRIGLMGESSTEANVLTLLNALEEIGIRSGWVSTPGAGLQAAAHTYSVGR
- a CDS encoding CPBP family intramembrane metalloprotease, whose product is MNEQTLAIGQLPGLPEAADSTVSQASPLPYSSRWSHFVSVICACILLASLAGILWLSLTVPKLQRFEEPDRALDLMVSRMMQAQDGLRRAPIWQQWVAEWTMDSQEEASRQAIRWYRELIATTDDPLAKLRLAILLGESEHNTEALTEAQSWHDRGTSAESFRQLIEAAYGMAPLSQARARDLQAMLAETLPIGWFYDHLAARIAQRTGDHALLTTVEAQSQMKEGQVQRWIRPLMIGELACLALGSMMLLGIMRLKGQRLNILQLHSPGVPPPWSGGTAAAVILRGGALGALMTIVFLSIPALNQGSLRVLAIPLANLPLLAIAYVHLLKPAGLDFWQGFGLRINRKDLGRLVCVIFAVVAAALWGEWVMGQAAEFLKLENHWTEWFDQELVWATPSMLAISLVEYVVLAPIFEELAFRGLLFAMLRRRFTFLPAALLSATIFALAHGYSLLGFISVLWSGFLWAWVYDRTGSLIPGMVAHAMNNLLVCLTVMALLR
- a CDS encoding beta-propeller fold lactonase family protein, translated to MKRLHPAWVLPCLFLASGCGDGGGSGGVGGLLGAIGGGGGEERTAGSIVYVTNSGANSVSGYTVNPTTGGLAAISGSPFSDIPTPSAIAVSANGLFVYIASSDKNTVTAFRVGTNGTLLFGDSTSGNPNSVSVGTTPRALAVSKDSQFLYVANSGSSDVSVFKIGTAGGLTLVAQTEGRSKPVGAGVSSPIALAITPNGRFLYVANSTSNTITAFQVDSSGLLTLLPQAGPSTNPISSGGTGLTALALSSNGQFLYVTNGTSSNVAMFRVEPSGLLTLIPPTTSNPISTGGTTPNGLAVGADGAHLYIANGGGTVATFLIGSNGLLTLVPAVGVSPNPVPSPAGGLTPVALATSPDGQFLYVANRVASISGGSVSAYTIVSESGTLVPVTQLLGNPFPAQSNPSAIAIRAPAP